The segment CGGCACGAGCTGACCGCGCTGGACCGCTGCCATCACATGTTTGAGCTGCAGCAGGTCTATGAGCGGCTGCACCCGGAGACGAAGCACGGGGCCGCGTCACCAAAGACGCAAAATTTGCGTCTTTCCCAAAACACTGAGGAAACAGTCGAAATCTTCGGTTTTGCCGAGGCGACGGCCAAGGCCATTGGCCTGTCCAAGCGGTCAATCCAGCTCTCCGTCAAGATCTGGAAGGACCTGATCCCCAGCTCGCGTTTGCGTCTGATCGGAACGAAGCTGGCCAGCAAACAGACCGAGCTGAAGCTGCTGTCCGAGCAGTCTTCCAAGACGCAGGTCAAGGTGCTGGATCTGATCCTTGACCCCGAGGTTGCGGTTGACGGCGTGCAGCCTGCTCTGGACCTGATCACACATTCCCGTCCGACCAGCGACATCGAGCGTCAGACCAAGGCGGTCAGCGCCACGATCGGCAGGCTGG is part of the Puniceibacterium sp. IMCC21224 genome and harbors:
- a CDS encoding ParB/RepB/Spo0J family partition protein, producing MTEQMLDLALAEIAIPDTRARALDPIWAEGLAQIIAEQGLTNPITVRQTEDGFRLVTGLHRLHAVFLLDWSHIPARLSQASSDDEARLEEVMENLGRHELTALDRCHHMFELQQVYERLHPETKHGAASPKTQNLRLSQNTEETVEIFGFAEATAKAIGLSKRSIQLSVKIWKDLIPSSRLRLIGTKLASKQTELKLLSEQSSKTQVKVLDLILDPEVAVDGVQPALDLITHSRPTSDIERQTKAVSATIGRLDDAVLDGVVQAHADRLIAALKRMGRL